In Streptomyces hawaiiensis, one genomic interval encodes:
- a CDS encoding carbohydrate ABC transporter permease → MTNVFPIGRKPTPATSTARGASKATRAPWEEPPTVVGRAAKVLTLTAVVGTVLVPLWIIVVTSFSTPGAINRAGGLVLWPDGLTMRAYREMLGEPTVRTALLVSLAITVIGTAVSMVVSVLCAYGLSRSGSFGHRAVLWLLIVTMFVSGGLIPTFLVVTGLGGYGQFWALILPSSVSVFNILVLRSFYSQTSSELIDAARADGAGDWRILWSVVLPTSRAVTAVITLFYAVGYWNSFFNVMLYMPTESEKWPLQYVLLTYVNRGIGLPGQTNGGFGETHAQTAPLSLQMAVVVLTLVPLLVVYPFVQKHFRTGVLTGAIKG, encoded by the coding sequence ATGACCAACGTATTCCCGATCGGCCGCAAGCCCACCCCTGCGACATCGACGGCCCGAGGCGCCTCGAAGGCGACGCGCGCGCCCTGGGAGGAACCACCCACCGTCGTGGGGCGGGCGGCGAAGGTGCTGACGCTCACCGCGGTGGTGGGCACGGTGCTGGTCCCGCTGTGGATCATCGTGGTGACCAGCTTCTCGACGCCGGGTGCCATCAACCGGGCCGGTGGCCTGGTGCTGTGGCCGGACGGCCTGACGATGCGGGCGTATCGGGAGATGCTCGGTGAACCGACCGTGCGCACAGCGCTTCTGGTGAGCCTCGCGATCACCGTGATCGGCACCGCGGTCTCCATGGTCGTCTCGGTGCTGTGCGCCTATGGTCTGTCCCGGTCCGGCTCCTTCGGGCACCGCGCCGTGCTCTGGCTGCTGATCGTCACGATGTTCGTCAGCGGCGGTCTGATCCCCACGTTCCTGGTGGTCACCGGCCTCGGCGGCTACGGCCAGTTCTGGGCGCTGATCCTGCCGAGCTCGGTCTCCGTCTTCAACATCCTGGTGCTGCGCTCCTTCTACTCGCAGACCTCCTCCGAACTGATCGACGCGGCACGGGCGGACGGCGCGGGTGACTGGCGCATCCTGTGGTCCGTGGTGCTGCCCACCTCGCGCGCCGTGACCGCGGTGATCACCTTGTTCTACGCGGTGGGCTACTGGAACTCCTTCTTCAACGTCATGTTGTACATGCCGACGGAGAGCGAGAAGTGGCCACTGCAGTACGTGCTCCTCACCTACGTGAACCGGGGCATCGGGCTGCCGGGCCAGACCAATGGCGGCTTCGGCGAGACACACGCGCAGACCGCTCCCCTCTCGCTGCAGATGGCCGTGGTCGTGCTGACACTCGTGCCGCTGCTCGTCGTCTACCCGTTTGTCCAGAAGCACTTCCGCACCGGCGTGCTCACCGGGGCCATCAAGGGATGA